A single genomic interval of Zunongwangia sp. HGR-M22 harbors:
- a CDS encoding tetratricopeptide repeat-containing sensor histidine kinase: MILKFQNSLNSSFLLSIISLFFCFSQLQAQSKKINQADSLLRIGQFEKAAKFYELEINSTKDSALLAAAYIGLAKSELVRSKFDLALKNYINAEKFTNNRNQQNLQEIYTGIGVVHSKLKNFEKAEVYFKKALNQITSENIFALKVYINLAGLYVETNNAEALSTYQKSLKLAKKLNRKDIQAVVLNNLSNYYIEQKSWDLARSNAKESLEIREELQMQNSVISYNNYGYALVQLGQIDEGITAYKKALPSASLQEKERLLLNMMNAYKEAGNYKESLEFSQQYNAVKDSIAANRYREKIAKIQTAYETEKNEKKIALLETENTHKKREFQQLIIGGVILLVLLLVIILLYLKNQKVKQKLAKSKLKQQLLQVQLNPHFLFNALQQIQFYIFNNEKENSMEYLANFSRLIRLVLETSSSEFIALSEEVEMLKKYLYLQQSAASKTFKYFIKLNIETDSSELQIPVMLLQPFVENAVLHGIKDHENGEIYISFEEDLASKKVIAEIKDNGKGIQQSKKINSQRLHTSMGSAILNERVEEYNKTHSRKIKLQIEEVEKSNENRGTRIIIEMPYRLA; encoded by the coding sequence ATGATTTTAAAATTTCAGAATTCGTTAAATTCATCTTTTTTACTATCAATTATAAGTTTATTTTTTTGCTTTTCTCAACTTCAGGCGCAATCAAAAAAAATTAACCAGGCCGATAGCTTATTACGTATTGGTCAGTTTGAAAAAGCAGCTAAATTCTACGAATTAGAAATAAATTCAACTAAAGATAGCGCACTATTAGCAGCCGCCTATATTGGTTTAGCAAAATCTGAATTAGTAAGATCGAAATTTGATCTTGCGCTGAAGAATTATATTAATGCTGAAAAATTTACTAATAACCGTAATCAACAAAATTTACAGGAAATATACACCGGGATAGGCGTAGTTCACTCTAAGCTTAAAAACTTTGAAAAGGCGGAAGTTTACTTTAAAAAAGCGCTAAATCAAATTACTTCAGAAAATATTTTCGCTCTAAAAGTGTATATCAATTTAGCCGGCCTTTATGTAGAAACTAATAATGCTGAAGCTTTATCCACCTATCAAAAAAGTTTAAAATTAGCTAAGAAACTGAATCGAAAGGATATTCAGGCAGTGGTTTTAAATAATTTAAGCAACTATTATATAGAGCAAAAAAGCTGGGATCTAGCTCGATCTAATGCTAAAGAAAGTTTAGAAATTAGAGAAGAATTACAAATGCAAAATTCTGTAATTTCCTATAATAATTATGGATACGCCCTGGTGCAATTAGGCCAAATAGACGAAGGGATTACTGCCTACAAAAAAGCTTTGCCAAGTGCTTCTCTTCAAGAAAAAGAACGTTTGCTTCTAAATATGATGAACGCTTATAAAGAAGCTGGAAATTATAAAGAATCTCTAGAGTTTTCTCAGCAATACAACGCCGTAAAAGATAGTATTGCGGCCAATCGTTACCGAGAAAAAATAGCAAAAATACAAACGGCTTACGAAACCGAAAAAAATGAAAAGAAAATTGCGCTCTTAGAAACTGAAAACACACACAAAAAGCGTGAATTTCAGCAGTTAATAATTGGCGGGGTTATTTTGTTGGTTTTATTACTTGTTATTATTCTCTTGTACTTAAAAAACCAAAAGGTTAAGCAGAAGTTGGCAAAATCAAAATTAAAGCAGCAACTATTGCAGGTGCAGTTGAATCCACACTTTTTATTTAACGCTTTGCAACAAATTCAATTCTATATTTTCAATAATGAAAAGGAAAATTCGATGGAATATTTAGCTAATTTTAGTCGATTAATTCGATTGGTATTAGAAACTTCCAGTAGTGAATTTATTGCATTGTCTGAGGAAGTAGAAATGCTGAAAAAGTATTTGTATTTACAACAAAGTGCAGCTTCAAAAACATTCAAATATTTTATAAAACTAAATATTGAAACCGACAGTTCTGAATTACAGATCCCGGTGATGTTACTCCAGCCTTTTGTAGAGAATGCAGTGTTGCATGGCATAAAAGATCATGAAAACGGAGAAATTTATATAAGCTTTGAAGAAGACTTAGCAAGCAAAAAAGTTATTGCTGAAATTAAAGATAATGGAAAAGGTATTCAGCAATCAAAAAAAATAAATTCGCAACGTTTGCATACTTCTATGGGAAGTGCCATTTTAAATGAACGAGTAGAGGAATATAATAAAACACATTCTCGAAAAATAAAGCTACAAATAGAAGAAGTTGAAAAAAGTAATGAGAATCGTGGAACACGAATTATTATAGAAATGCCTTATCGACTTGCTTAA
- a CDS encoding SDR family oxidoreductase, protein MDYTKKMLRDDALNGKTIVVTGGGSGLGKSMTKYFLELGAKVAISSRNLEKLQTTAQELEKETGGICLPVQCDVRNYEEVEHMLNLVLDEFGEVDILLNNAAGNFISPTERLSANAFDTIIDIVLKGSKNCTLAFGKHWIDKKTENKTILNIVTTYAWTGSAYVVPSATAKAGVLAMTRSLAVEWAKYGIRCNAIAPGPFPTKGAWDRLLPGDLKDKFDLAKKVPLKRVGDHQELANLAAYLVSDFAAYVNGEVITIDGGEWLKGAGQFNLLEAIPEEMWDQLEMMIKNKKRG, encoded by the coding sequence ATGGATTATACTAAAAAAATGTTGCGCGATGATGCTTTAAACGGCAAAACTATCGTAGTCACCGGTGGAGGCAGCGGGCTTGGCAAATCGATGACTAAATACTTCTTAGAGCTAGGCGCTAAGGTTGCTATTTCATCTAGAAATTTAGAGAAATTGCAAACCACCGCCCAAGAGCTGGAAAAAGAAACAGGAGGCATTTGTTTACCGGTGCAATGCGATGTAAGAAATTATGAAGAAGTTGAGCATATGCTAAACCTGGTGCTTGATGAATTTGGAGAAGTGGATATATTACTAAACAATGCTGCAGGTAATTTTATTTCTCCTACAGAGCGGCTTTCTGCCAATGCGTTTGATACCATAATCGATATTGTATTAAAAGGAAGTAAAAATTGTACACTGGCTTTTGGAAAACATTGGATCGATAAAAAAACTGAAAACAAAACCATCCTTAACATTGTAACCACTTATGCCTGGACAGGTTCGGCTTACGTAGTCCCGAGCGCCACAGCAAAAGCTGGTGTTTTGGCGATGACACGCTCTTTGGCCGTGGAATGGGCTAAATACGGAATTCGATGTAACGCAATAGCTCCCGGACCATTTCCTACGAAAGGTGCCTGGGATAGACTTTTACCAGGTGATTTAAAAGACAAATTCGATCTTGCGAAAAAAGTGCCCCTAAAACGTGTGGGTGATCACCAGGAATTAGCAAATCTTGCTGCTTATTTAGTTTCAGATTTTGCCGCTTATGTAAATGGAGAAGTTATCACCATCGATGGTGGTGAATGGTTAAAAGGTGCGGGGCAATTTAACCTTCTAGAAGCCATACCAGAGGAAATGTGGGATCAACTTGAAATGATGATTAAAAATAAAAAAAGAGGATGA
- a CDS encoding ParA family protein — translation MGKIIAIANQKGGVGKTTTSVNLAASLGVLEKKVLLIDADPQANATSGLGIDVEEVELGTYQLLEHSIAAEKTIMETSSPNLDLIPAHIDLVAIEIELVDQESRESMLKKVITPLKEKYDYILIDCAPSLGLLTLNALTASDSVIIPIQCEYFALEGLGKLLNTIKSVQKIHNNKLDIEGLLLTMYDSRLRLSNQVVEEVQKHFNEMVFETIIQRNVRLSEAPSYGESIINYDASSKGATNYLSLAHEIIKKNS, via the coding sequence ATGGGTAAAATCATCGCTATTGCCAATCAAAAAGGTGGAGTAGGTAAAACAACAACTTCGGTTAATCTTGCTGCTTCTCTTGGTGTTTTAGAAAAAAAGGTATTATTAATAGATGCCGACCCTCAGGCAAATGCTACTTCGGGATTAGGTATAGACGTTGAAGAGGTTGAACTTGGCACGTACCAGCTATTGGAACATTCTATTGCTGCTGAAAAAACGATTATGGAAACGAGTTCTCCAAACCTGGATTTGATCCCCGCTCATATAGATCTGGTAGCAATTGAAATTGAGTTGGTAGATCAAGAGAGCAGAGAATCAATGCTTAAAAAGGTAATTACTCCGCTCAAAGAAAAATATGACTATATATTAATAGACTGCGCTCCTTCTCTTGGTCTTTTAACTTTAAATGCATTAACAGCATCAGATTCGGTTATCATTCCTATACAATGCGAATATTTTGCTTTAGAGGGCTTAGGTAAATTATTAAACACCATAAAAAGTGTTCAGAAAATTCACAACAATAAACTGGATATAGAAGGTTTATTACTAACAATGTATGATAGCCGTCTTAGATTATCCAATCAGGTGGTAGAAGAAGTACAAAAACATTTTAATGAAATGGTTTTTGAAACAATCATCCAACGAAATGTACGTTTAAGTGAAGCGCCTAGTTACGGTGAAAGCATAATAAATTACGATGCATCTAGTAAAGGGGCTACAAATTACTTAAGTTTGGCGCACGAAATTATCAAGAAAAATAGTTAG
- a CDS encoding ParB/RepB/Spo0J family partition protein: protein MAKATKKQALGRGLSALLKDPQNDIQSAEDKNADKLVGNIVELELSSIEVNPFQPRTSFNEDALRELGSSIKELGVIQPITVRKLEFDKYQLVSGERRYRASKLIGLETIPAYIRIANDQESLEMALVENIQRQDLDPIEIALSYQRLIDEISLTQEQLSDRVGKNRSTIANYLRLLKLDPIIQTGMRDGFLGMGHGRALINLDDHQKQLDIYEKIIQKSLSVRDTEKLVKEAKNGPQSKTTAKTAVPVVYKRSIKEFTEYLGTKVDVKVQKNGKGKLTIPFSSEEEFNRIKKLIQSEE, encoded by the coding sequence ATGGCGAAGGCTACAAAAAAACAAGCACTTGGTAGAGGTCTTTCTGCATTATTGAAAGATCCGCAAAATGATATACAATCAGCTGAAGATAAGAATGCCGATAAACTGGTAGGTAATATAGTAGAGTTGGAATTGTCTTCGATTGAAGTAAATCCATTTCAGCCACGAACCAGTTTTAACGAAGATGCCTTACGTGAACTGGGAAGTTCTATAAAAGAGCTTGGTGTAATCCAGCCAATTACGGTAAGAAAACTAGAATTTGATAAATACCAATTAGTTTCTGGTGAGCGTCGTTATCGCGCTTCAAAATTAATAGGCCTAGAAACTATCCCGGCTTACATTAGGATTGCAAACGACCAGGAAAGTCTAGAAATGGCTTTGGTGGAAAATATCCAAAGACAGGATTTAGATCCAATTGAAATTGCACTTTCTTATCAACGCCTAATCGATGAAATTAGTTTAACCCAAGAACAGCTAAGCGATCGTGTAGGTAAAAACCGATCGACCATAGCCAATTACTTAAGATTATTAAAATTAGATCCTATAATCCAAACGGGGATGCGTGATGGTTTTTTAGGTATGGGGCATGGTCGTGCTTTAATTAATTTAGATGATCACCAAAAACAACTGGATATTTACGAAAAAATTATTCAGAAGTCTTTATCTGTCAGAGATACTGAAAAATTGGTAAAAGAAGCCAAAAATGGTCCTCAAAGTAAAACTACGGCTAAAACCGCGGTACCGGTAGTCTATAAACGAAGTATCAAAGAATTTACAGAATATTTGGGCACGAAGGTAGATGTAAAAGTACAGAAAAACGGAAAAGGTAAACTTACTATTCCTTTCTCTTCGGAAGAAGAATTTAACCGAATCAAAAAACTAATTCAGAGTGAAGAGTAA
- a CDS encoding DUF5683 domain-containing protein — MFTVQLSAQQDSLSVENSRTIQPISESKNFEREKDYKPYNALAPAKAAFYSAILPGLGQIYNGQIWKVPIAYAAIGIPVYLYIDNNKQYNRYRTAYKQRLAGKEDEFAGRISDEGLRNAQELYQRNKELSLLFAVGLYALNIIDANVSAHLQQFNVNEDLSFKPNYKLDEFTGKSNYGFSLNYKF, encoded by the coding sequence TTGTTCACAGTTCAACTTAGTGCTCAGCAGGATTCACTTTCCGTAGAAAATTCCAGGACTATACAACCTATTTCAGAATCTAAAAATTTTGAAAGAGAAAAGGATTACAAACCTTATAATGCCCTTGCTCCTGCAAAAGCGGCTTTCTATTCTGCAATACTTCCAGGTTTAGGCCAAATTTATAATGGTCAAATCTGGAAAGTTCCTATAGCTTATGCTGCAATAGGAATTCCTGTTTATTTATACATAGATAATAACAAACAATATAATCGTTATAGGACAGCTTACAAACAACGATTAGCAGGAAAAGAAGACGAATTTGCTGGAAGAATTTCAGATGAGGGCTTAAGGAATGCACAAGAATTATATCAGAGAAACAAAGAGCTCTCACTATTATTTGCTGTAGGGCTTTATGCTCTTAATATTATTGATGCCAATGTAAGCGCACACTTACAGCAGTTTAATGTAAATGAAGACTTAAGTTTTAAACCGAATTATAAACTCGATGAATTCACCGGAAAGTCTAATTATGGTTTTTCTTTGAATTATAAATTTTAA
- the dapB gene encoding 4-hydroxy-tetrahydrodipicolinate reductase: MKIALLGYGRMGKAIESIALDRGHEIVVKIDEDIENYSLAEMDIDVAIDFSIPDAAFNNITSCFKAGIPVVSGTTGWLDKYDKAVEICNEHKSGFIYASNFSLGVNIFFELNKKLASLMKNLDEYGVEIEEIHHTKKLDAPSGTAISLANHIIETNDRKENWSLESAKENEIPILAKRIDDIPGTHTVSYTSKIDDIEIIHTAHSREGFAKGAVIAAEWIKDRKGEYSMKDVLSTLL, encoded by the coding sequence ATGAAAATAGCACTATTAGGATACGGAAGAATGGGAAAGGCAATAGAAAGTATTGCTTTAGATCGTGGACATGAAATTGTAGTGAAAATCGATGAAGATATAGAAAATTATAGTCTGGCAGAAATGGATATCGATGTGGCTATCGATTTTAGCATTCCAGATGCCGCTTTCAACAACATTACCAGTTGCTTTAAAGCAGGTATTCCTGTGGTATCAGGAACAACAGGCTGGTTAGATAAATATGATAAAGCTGTTGAAATTTGTAACGAACATAAATCGGGATTTATTTACGCAAGTAATTTTTCTTTAGGAGTTAATATTTTCTTTGAATTAAATAAGAAATTGGCCTCCTTAATGAAGAATTTAGATGAATATGGTGTCGAAATTGAAGAAATACACCATACTAAAAAATTAGACGCTCCAAGCGGAACTGCAATTAGTCTGGCCAATCACATTATTGAGACCAACGACAGAAAAGAAAATTGGAGTTTAGAATCTGCCAAAGAAAATGAAATTCCAATTCTCGCGAAACGAATTGATGATATCCCTGGAACTCATACCGTAAGTTACACTTCAAAAATTGACGATATTGAAATTATCCATACAGCACATTCTCGTGAAGGATTTGCAAAGGGAGCAGTGATCGCAGCTGAATGGATTAAGGATAGAAAAGGAGAATACAGCATGAAAGATGTACTTTCTACTTTACTATAA
- the lepB gene encoding signal peptidase I: MTFTEWFIFFLVVQVIHFAGTWKLYQKAGRQSWEALIPVYNAVILMKIINRPWWWVILLFIPIVNLIMFPVIWVETLRSFGKNSVTDTFLAIFTLGFYIYYINYTQEVTYIHDRDLKPRTTIGEWVSSILFAVVAATIVHGYFMQPFTIPTSSLEKTLLVGDYLFVSKFHYGARVPQTPIAFPMVHDTIPVLGVKSYATEPQIPYLRLPGFEEVKKNDIVVFNWPVDTVNAFQQYGDGKYYYKPIDKKSNYVKRCVATAGDSLEIIEGKVFINGEQLELSERAKPQYSYTGTTDGHQLTPQYMYKMYDVTDGFGFNPNTNEFGISALSEESAERLRNNPFIKTLERRVYPEDQKSASLFPNDKKRRYNLDYFGPIYIPEEGKTVEITPESLPFYRRIIEVYEGTEMGLKNTITQNGTQILLNGQPFDSYTFKQDYYWMMGDNRHNSEDSRSWGYVPYNHVVGKPVFIWFSKDKYASGFLDGIRWDRMFTTVKGNGTPVSYLPYFLILVLIIVAFNYFKKRRNSDS; the protein is encoded by the coding sequence ATGACATTTACAGAGTGGTTTATTTTCTTTTTGGTTGTACAGGTGATACATTTCGCCGGAACCTGGAAGTTGTATCAAAAAGCAGGAAGACAATCCTGGGAAGCATTAATACCAGTTTATAATGCTGTAATCCTAATGAAAATAATCAACCGTCCTTGGTGGTGGGTGATTTTGCTTTTTATACCTATCGTAAACCTTATTATGTTTCCCGTAATTTGGGTTGAAACGCTAAGGAGCTTCGGAAAAAACAGTGTAACTGATACGTTTTTAGCTATATTTACACTTGGTTTCTATATTTATTATATTAACTATACACAAGAGGTTACTTACATCCACGACAGAGATTTAAAACCACGAACAACTATAGGAGAATGGGTGAGCTCTATTTTGTTCGCTGTCGTTGCAGCCACTATTGTACATGGCTATTTTATGCAGCCCTTTACTATTCCTACTTCTTCTCTAGAAAAAACGCTGTTAGTTGGTGATTATCTTTTTGTAAGCAAATTTCATTATGGAGCACGAGTGCCGCAAACGCCTATCGCGTTCCCTATGGTTCATGATACTATTCCTGTATTAGGAGTAAAATCTTACGCAACCGAGCCACAAATACCTTATCTAAGATTACCAGGTTTCGAAGAGGTTAAGAAGAACGATATTGTAGTATTTAACTGGCCTGTAGATACTGTTAATGCTTTTCAGCAATATGGTGATGGTAAATATTATTACAAACCGATTGATAAAAAATCAAACTATGTAAAACGTTGTGTTGCTACCGCAGGTGATTCTTTAGAAATAATTGAAGGAAAAGTATTTATAAACGGAGAGCAACTTGAACTTTCAGAAAGGGCTAAGCCACAATATTCGTATACCGGAACAACAGATGGACATCAATTAACACCGCAGTACATGTACAAAATGTACGATGTAACCGATGGTTTTGGGTTTAATCCAAACACCAACGAATTTGGAATATCTGCTTTATCTGAAGAATCGGCCGAGAGATTAAGAAATAATCCATTTATAAAGACACTCGAAAGACGAGTATATCCTGAAGATCAAAAATCGGCTAGCCTTTTTCCGAACGATAAAAAAAGAAGATATAACCTGGATTATTTTGGCCCAATTTATATTCCAGAGGAAGGAAAAACCGTAGAGATAACCCCAGAGTCGTTACCATTTTATCGCAGAATTATCGAGGTTTACGAAGGAACCGAAATGGGATTAAAAAATACTATTACACAAAATGGCACTCAAATTCTTTTAAACGGGCAGCCATTCGATTCGTATACTTTTAAGCAAGATTATTACTGGATGATGGGCGACAATCGTCACAATAGTGAAGATAGCCGCAGTTGGGGTTATGTTCCTTATAATCACGTAGTAGGTAAACCAGTATTTATTTGGTTTAGTAAAGACAAATATGCCTCTGGATTTTTAGATGGCATACGCTGGGATCGCATGTTTACAACCGTTAAAGGTAATGGCACTCCTGTTTCCTATCTACCCTATTTCTTAATTTTAGTATTAATAATAGTGGCTTTTAATTACTTTAAAAAACGTAGAAACTCAGATTCTTAA
- a CDS encoding WbqC family protein has protein sequence MSTVLIHPAYFGPVSQYAVISQYENIIFENEDNYQKQTYRNRMYIYDANGKLLLNIPIKHRTSIEKNQSNDHQSYKKVLIDNSFEWQKQHWRALKASYQTSPFFEFYEDELLPLYENRYDYLMEFNYHCQNFAFDALGIEPEIIKTKEYFSNPKEMDNGRHLITAKKNFNFESQRYAQVFEPKHGFINNLSILDLIFNLGPQSLEFLENQKLPDINF, from the coding sequence ATGAGTACTGTTCTAATACATCCGGCCTATTTTGGGCCGGTTTCCCAATATGCCGTAATTTCTCAATACGAGAATATTATCTTTGAAAATGAAGATAATTATCAAAAGCAAACGTATCGCAATCGAATGTACATTTACGATGCCAATGGAAAATTGTTACTAAATATTCCGATAAAACATAGAACGTCTATCGAGAAGAATCAATCAAACGACCATCAGAGTTATAAAAAAGTTTTAATTGATAATTCTTTCGAATGGCAAAAGCAACACTGGCGTGCACTTAAAGCGTCATATCAAACCTCTCCTTTCTTTGAATTTTACGAAGACGAACTACTTCCATTATATGAAAATAGATATGATTATTTAATGGAGTTTAATTATCACTGTCAAAATTTTGCTTTTGACGCTCTAGGGATTGAACCTGAAATTATTAAAACTAAAGAATATTTTAGTAATCCGAAGGAAATGGATAACGGCAGACATCTCATCACAGCTAAGAAAAACTTTAATTTTGAATCGCAACGCTACGCCCAGGTATTTGAACCAAAACATGGTTTTATAAATAACCTCAGTATTCTAGATTTAATTTTCAATCTTGGTCCGCAGAGCTTGGAATTTCTTGAAAATCAGAAATTGCCCGACATTAATTTTTGA
- a CDS encoding endonuclease/exonuclease/phosphatase family protein, whose product MKKLSWFDKFIFFLNSLLAIGLIIAYFLPYIPPKSYPLISVLTLGVPILIMANLVFFLYWLIRMKRQMLLSLIIMIVGFGFASKFYQWPYKENNPTGDYSIMNYNVRMFNKSKWTDEENITEKINAVIEEKNPDILTIEEYYKNEYLEAKYPYQFIKYRTDNSSFGQAIFSKFPLLSKESIDFNVDDFTGENNNAIFSDVVIDKDTVRLYNIHFQSLKVTEDIQDVNNLKHKQESKKVVKNISGGFVRQQRQAERVERSFKDVRYPIIISGDFNNTAFSHTYAHVRNGRFQDSYVKKGGGFSSTYNLNYFPLRIDFHLLDTVFEIKSYERIKVPYSDHYPILTTFSFKN is encoded by the coding sequence ATGAAGAAATTATCATGGTTTGATAAGTTTATTTTTTTTCTAAATTCTTTATTAGCTATTGGGCTTATTATAGCCTATTTTTTACCCTATATTCCACCTAAAAGTTATCCTTTAATTTCGGTTTTAACGCTGGGTGTTCCTATTTTAATAATGGCTAATTTAGTTTTCTTTCTATATTGGTTAATAAGGATGAAAAGGCAAATGCTGCTATCGCTAATAATTATGATAGTAGGTTTTGGCTTTGCTTCTAAGTTTTATCAATGGCCTTATAAAGAGAATAACCCCACGGGTGATTACTCTATAATGAATTATAATGTTCGCATGTTTAACAAGTCTAAATGGACAGATGAAGAAAATATTACCGAAAAAATTAATGCCGTAATTGAAGAAAAAAATCCTGACATATTAACTATCGAAGAGTATTACAAAAATGAATATTTAGAAGCAAAATATCCTTATCAATTTATAAAATATCGAACTGATAATTCTTCATTTGGTCAGGCTATATTTTCTAAATTTCCTTTACTTTCTAAAGAATCTATAGATTTTAATGTTGACGATTTTACAGGAGAAAATAATAATGCTATATTTTCTGATGTCGTAATTGATAAGGATACTGTAAGACTTTATAATATTCATTTTCAGAGTTTAAAAGTAACAGAAGATATTCAGGATGTTAATAATTTGAAGCATAAACAGGAATCTAAAAAAGTAGTCAAAAACATTTCAGGTGGATTTGTTCGTCAACAAAGACAGGCAGAAAGAGTTGAACGATCTTTTAAAGATGTTCGTTATCCTATAATCATTAGTGGAGATTTCAATAACACTGCTTTTTCACATACGTATGCTCATGTGAGAAATGGTCGTTTTCAAGATTCTTATGTAAAAAAAGGAGGTGGGTTTAGTAGTACTTATAATTTAAACTACTTCCCATTAAGAATCGATTTTCATCTTTTGGATACTGTTTTTGAAATTAAATCTTATGAAAGAATCAAAGTGCCATATTCAGATCATTATCCAATATTAACAACATTTTCTTTCAAAAATTAA
- a CDS encoding rhomboid family intramembrane serine protease: protein MKTSDKIRYKINTASVTEKLIAANVIAFLLFGLLNTIFTLFNIPGFQSFYNWFVLPSDPAEFILKPWTIITYSFLHGGIWHLLSNMLILYFSGMYFLNFFSPKRLLNYYFLGVLIGALVFMLSYNLFPAFAGGKSYLVGASAGVMAVLIGVATQAPNMYIRLMIIGNIKFWWLAAFLVALDVIQIPMGNAGGHLAHLGGAALGYLYTTQLHKGNDIGAWWENIMDAVASLFKKKEKKARMKTVHKNVSKKKSATSNSSRHKSNTMSKSEKQQEIDAILDKISKSGYESLTKAEKDFLFQAGKDD from the coding sequence ATGAAAACATCTGATAAGATAAGGTATAAAATAAATACAGCTTCGGTTACAGAAAAGCTTATTGCTGCAAATGTGATTGCATTTCTATTATTTGGATTATTAAATACCATCTTCACATTATTTAATATTCCTGGCTTCCAATCTTTTTATAATTGGTTTGTTTTGCCATCAGATCCGGCTGAGTTTATTCTAAAGCCTTGGACTATTATAACTTATTCTTTTCTGCATGGTGGTATTTGGCATTTACTATCCAATATGTTGATCCTGTATTTTTCAGGAATGTATTTTTTAAACTTTTTTAGTCCTAAAAGATTGCTCAATTATTATTTTTTAGGAGTGCTTATTGGAGCGTTAGTTTTTATGCTGAGTTATAATTTGTTTCCTGCATTTGCTGGTGGTAAATCTTATTTGGTTGGCGCTTCTGCGGGAGTAATGGCTGTTCTTATTGGCGTGGCTACGCAAGCTCCCAATATGTATATTAGATTAATGATTATAGGAAATATTAAATTTTGGTGGTTAGCTGCTTTCCTTGTCGCTCTGGATGTGATACAAATTCCTATGGGAAATGCAGGCGGACATTTAGCTCATTTGGGTGGAGCTGCATTAGGTTATCTTTATACCACGCAGTTGCATAAAGGAAATGATATTGGTGCGTGGTGGGAAAACATTATGGATGCAGTAGCAAGTTTGTTTAAAAAGAAAGAGAAGAAAGCTCGGATGAAGACTGTTCATAAGAATGTCAGCAAAAAAAAGTCAGCAACTTCAAATTCTTCTAGACATAAATCTAATACGATGTCCAAGTCTGAAAAGCAGCAGGAAATTGATGCTATTTTGGATAAGATAAGTAAAAGCGGATACGAAAGTTTAACAAAAGCCGAAAAAGACTTTCTCTTTCAGGCCGGCAAAGATGATTAA
- a CDS encoding rhomboid family intramembrane serine protease, which produces MGRISESVKVILVANILFFIGSQLIGEKAYELFALWFPENQNFHFWQIITHMFMHGGISHIFFNMFGLYIFGSFLEQSIGQNRFLFLYFSAGLGAAGLQILFAYLDFNSAYNALIENGATVAQINDLLNQFDGKAYGMMYNGGNALVNDLASSFMVPMVGASGAIFGVMAAFAVIFPNLPLYIMFIPVPIKAKYLIGGYFLLNVYSAVTGQTLFGPSNTAYWAHIGGAIIGFITMWYWKKNQFNQNRWD; this is translated from the coding sequence ATGGGAAGAATTTCAGAATCTGTAAAAGTAATCTTAGTTGCTAATATTTTATTTTTTATAGGCAGCCAGCTTATTGGTGAAAAAGCTTACGAGTTATTTGCCCTATGGTTTCCTGAAAATCAAAATTTTCATTTTTGGCAAATTATAACGCATATGTTTATGCATGGCGGGATATCTCACATATTTTTCAATATGTTTGGTCTTTATATCTTTGGGAGTTTCTTGGAGCAAAGCATCGGTCAAAATCGATTTTTATTCCTTTATTTTTCAGCAGGGTTAGGAGCTGCAGGACTTCAGATTTTATTTGCCTATCTCGACTTTAATTCGGCCTACAATGCGCTAATTGAAAATGGTGCTACCGTAGCTCAGATTAACGATTTACTCAATCAATTTGATGGGAAAGCCTATGGAATGATGTATAACGGAGGCAATGCATTGGTAAACGATTTGGCGAGTTCTTTTATGGTTCCTATGGTTGGTGCATCGGGAGCAATTTTTGGTGTTATGGCAGCTTTTGCAGTTATTTTTCCCAATTTGCCATTATACATCATGTTTATCCCAGTTCCCATAAAAGCAAAATACTTAATTGGCGGATATTTTCTTTTAAATGTTTACTCGGCAGTTACTGGTCAAACTTTGTTTGGTCCTTCCAATACGGCTTATTGGGCTCATATAGGTGGTGCAATCATTGGATTTATCACAATGTGGTACTGGAAGAAAAATCAGTTCAACCAAAACCGATGGGATTAA